The Ananas comosus cultivar F153 linkage group 6, ASM154086v1, whole genome shotgun sequence genome segment CTTTAATCACAAGCTTCTTAACCTTAGGTTATTTTGTGCTTTTAAGTTCCTTtttggaaattttgataaaGAAGGTTGTTGATTACTTTTGCTGCGCTCATAATAGCTGATATAAACATATAGAAAGTGAATACGCGACTAGTGAATGTTTGAATGATTAGACATCTGAGAGATAATATGTGGCTGTTGTAGTTTGATATTTGTAATCTTGCGTTTACTGTAATAGTAGCCTGATATCTTTGCATGTTCCTTATCGGAAGCACTCGGTAttctatttttgtttatatttgaaTTGCTTGTTGATATCCTTGCAGTGTTCTTTGTgctagtaattttttaaaaaattgcttTGATGTAATATGTAAATGAATGGTGATAAAATGCTTTCGTATGTATGTGGGGGTTATTCTTACCAGATCCTGGTAGGAACTAAGGCAATCTTTAACCTGGGgtatatataacttttttatGAATAAGACTATAGAAACTAGTGCTACTATATGTTTTTTTGCTCACGATTGACTAGTTTGCTTGGTATGTAGCTTGTAAATTGCATGAGATTGCTAGCAAGTATTTTATGGTATAACATGGATCAACAgtataatgtattttttttttagggaaaacttcaaaaaccccccctgtggtttcatacgtttttattttagtaccctgtggtttgaaatgtatcaagttagtaccttgtggtttctcactttatcactttagtaccctgtggtttaaaatgtatcaagttagtaccctgtggtttctcactttatcactttagtaccctgtggttttgcactttatcactttagtaccctatggtttatataaatcacagggtactaacttaaaaaaaaaaaacacaaggtactaaagtgataaaatgcaaaaccacagggtactaacttgatacattttaaaccactgggtactaaagtgataaagtgagaaagcacagagtactaatttgatacattttaaatcacagggtacgaaagtgaaaaaaagtgaaaccacaggggagatttttgaagttttccctttttttacaTTATTGTAGGAACGAAGTAGAAAGAAACGACATAACAGGGATCAGCAAATAGACTTTTATGCAGCTGGTTCAAAATCGATAGCGCAATATGCATATAATATGGTATTTGATATCTTCCTTTATCAATTTTTTGGATCCTGGTTTCTTAACTAAAGTTGTTCTATATATTTTGCACACATTATGTAGGAGAAAAATAGAGTAGTTCCAACAAGAGAAAAGCTATATGTGGTGCATCACAAACCGCCTGAAAATGGAGGCTACATAATCATTTTCTGTTGTGAATTCGTCAAGTTAGTAATTGTTGTGCTGTGAGGATTGGTAAATGCACCTATGATTTACTCTTGTTCAGTCAAGGTCTATATTTCCTTAGAAGTTTTTCAGGATGTGATATTTATGCTGCTCTGAGGAGAAGATTTATGCTAACTTCTAATTAAATGACAATCAAGCTGCGTAATTTGACCTGATTAATAATTAGAACTAAAAAGATTTAGTTCTTATGGCTGttatttatacttttattttttgctatatGTTATTtatgatagatttttttttggaatgagCTTATGCAACTTgtatgtttcaattttttttgttacagaTTGAAGCAACAAGCAGGATTTGACGTTCGCATTTCAAGAACGTTTAGCTGGagcttttcactttcctttttcTTAGCTTTCTAACATTTGggattcaaataaattttctattgtaTTGATTTCTATTAAAACATAAAAACttattttgttgcattttatcACTGCTCTAGATCATTGCTTATAGTTTTGTTTCAAGAAtgattgtattattttattgcaatttagtaatatgactcctttttttttttagatattacaGATTGTTGGTTttacaattaatatcaaatgGAAAAGCCTATTGCAATTTGTtgatattagttttttttttcatattagtttCAAATTGCCAACGGTCAAAAACTATCGGTACATGCGCCTTACGTCAGTGTTTTTCTTGTAGTTTTAACGACGGTTTAAGAACTGTTGCTAAAGATCATCTTCACCGGTGGTTAGTAAAAGTGCTGGAAAAATGTTATACCAGCAAGGATATTGTAACGGTCATCTGTACTTTTACCAACAGTTTTAGAATTGCTGGAGCAAATATTACCAGCAGTTTTTGTATTCTTTTCCAGCAGTTTTGACCGCTGGTATATGCCTATATTGTTGTAGTGAatagcaccaaccccttggtgcttctaggtttctaacccttggatctactccttgattactaatagcctttggatcaaacactatccCACCTATCACTGCCTACCACCaactaccaccatcatctctccatccaatggctaaaaactcaaaagcaccaccttcatggtgcttttgagagtattctagctcaactatatatatatatacacatatatatatatatatatatataatatatatatatatatatatatatatatataaaatacattatGATATTCGCTAGAACATGAAGAATAATAGTATGTTCATATATGCTCTTAGATATAAGCTGTTATGATCCAATCATGCACACAATCACTAATTACTATAGATTACAAAACGCAGAATAGAAAAAGGACCTATGCTCCACTTCTTCCAAGCTTCAAGTACCGGCGTTCATAAGAAGCTCTGCAAATAAGAAACTTATACAAAAAATGTGATATCTGACAATTCAGAACCTAACTTACATAGGGTTGAAGCTCCCTTAACATAATACAGTAATCAAATGAACTATGGGTCATTTGAGAAATCTAATTCTTGTTATTTAACCAGGTTCTTGCATTGTCTATGCCTTAGTGATTAGTAATTTGGTTCTTGTTTGGATAGTGTTGTCGCTATTAGGTTTACTTAGTAAATTGCATTCGAGtaaaatagatttttatttactttttgatGCTGGCACATATCTCTACCTGATTTGAAATGTTTACAGTAGAGTTTtcttttcattatatttttttcttttctttccaagTCCCTGGGAAAATATTAGCTTTGGTAGTGTAATGTTACATCAAGTACTATCCGTTTACTTGTGTCCGTTGATCCAGGATATTCTACTAACCTTGCAAAATCAAAGTTTGATGTTCTTGTTTTCATAGCGATActtcctcctctttctttttctgtctctctgACTATGTCTTTCTTTTTGGggattctttcttcttctctcttaatTCTTTTATCTATTATGGAGCTTATAAACCACTTCTGGTAATTCCATGTTTTGAACTTGGAGCGTCCATGTTTGTATCTGTTCGAAGTTTCTGTTTCTGGAATTTTGACATATGAATGGATAAATGAATAGTTCTCCCCATTTCCTAATTTTTCAAACGAAATGTTTCCTGCTGTTAACAGATATAAAACATGTTTGGTACATTTAAACAACGATTCATAGCGTTTGAAACACTAGTTTTTCTTCATGGATCTATCAAAAAACAGCACCTCTAATACTTTTCCGATCTATCTAAAAACATGGCTACTTTTTATGTCTAATATCCTGTCACATTTTATGTCAAACATGATTTCTTTTGTATATATGGTATATCATTTTTCTATCGTTCTTTACGCTTAAAGCCGTAATTTATAAGCTTACAAATAGATTCAGTACCTGACAATCATGTGCCAAAGTGTTGTTGTATCCTTTTAACCATGGTTCTAAGATGCTGCTGCTTTAGAATATAAATCTCATATAGTTCATATAGATATGGCAAAGAGAAAGCTCAAGTATGCTCTGTTGAGGATGATCTAGGGCAGCCTAGAGAGGAACCACCACACAACATCCTACACAGCCTCAAGTATCCTTATCATCTCATCAACACAATGCAACTTCACATATAGCAGTTGATGATGTAGACCAATTGTTGATACTGAAGTTGAGTATTGTGGTGGAAGGTAATATATCAGGATTGCTATTaaacctttttctttctataaTGCAAATATGATTTTTACTTCTAACGTTATGAtctctttttttaatagatAGTTCAGGTTCACGTAAACACGAGGTTGTTACTCGTATGTCCGACGTATGGAATTTGCCACCTGAAATGCGCATTTTTGTAAAGTTTAACAGCTTCTTCAGCCTGTTGATACAGAAGGAGTGTTCTTCATCGGTTTATGGGCACTATAGTCAGAAAGCCAAACTTGCTACCAATTGATTGCTTCAATTGGCGGTAAAATGGATGCCAAATATAAGGAGTACTGTTGGAAGATTCTTGAGGTATTAATTCAATAAGTTTTCcttatttcttaatttattttgagtTAAATATTACCTATATAGAACTTTAAAGAGTGATTTTTGGTTGCAGTCAAAATTTTCATTCCCTAAAGACCAAGAGATTCGAGGACGGAGCGAAATGATTCAACGCATCATAATGAAAAACTAGGAGATCTTTGGAGAACTTTAAGTGTGAGCtgaaatcaaatattttgatgAATCACTACAGAAAAATGCCATTTTTGATGAAGGCACCGGCCTCGGTTAATCGTGCACAATTTAATAACCGTTGTGATTTTTGGTTCTCCAACGAAGGGAAGGTATCCTAATATTTTCATAATTCACTTATTACTTGTaagatactaattttttttttatgaataagACTATAGAAACTGGtgctattatatattttttttgcccaCGATTGACTAGTTTGCTTGGTATATATGTAGCTGTGAAATTGTATGAGATTGCTAGCAAGTATTTTATGGCATAACATGGATCAgcaatataatgtatttttttacattattgtAGGAACGAAGTAGAAAGATCGACATAACAGGATCAGCAAATGGACTTTTATGCAGCTGGTTCAAAATCGATAGCGCAATATGCATATAATATGGTATTTGATATCttcttttatcaattttttggaTCCTGGTTCTTAACTAAAGTTGTTCTAATATATTTGCACACATTGTGTAGGAGAAAAATGGAGTAGTTCCAACAAGAGGAAAGCTATATGTGGTGatgcacaaaaagaaaaaaatggagaaCCTGTTACAGAATTAGcaaaaaacaaaattgtgaTGTTTTATATGACTCTGTAATTAAATTAAGTCATATTTTCTTagctaatttattataattgttTTATACTTTCTATACTATAGGAAAAGCTGGAGCACTCAACCAAAAAGAAGTAGATGTCTCACAAACTGGTAGCTCAGGAGGAAGCTTAATGTGGCGCAGCTACTGATGCTTATGCGAAGTGATAGGCAAAGAACGGCATGGCCGTGTTCGTGGTGTAGGATTCGGCCAACTCTTCTATGTTTGGTACCTCATCAATTAACACATCTCAGCGGCTAAGGATGGTTCCGGAAGAAGAAATTTTAAGGGATAAAGAGGAAATACGTGATCTTAAAGACAGATTAAAATTCATAGAGGAAAAGTGGCATTCCTTTTATCCAACAATCAAATATTTGTTCTTCACAGAGTTACGTATCGTAAATATGTTATTTTGTTAGCTTTTAATCTTTTGAATAAAGtcttatattcttttattataggTTGAAAAGATTGCTGAAGATATAATTTTAGAGAGATCAAGTGATCAGGTATTGTCAACTTGTCGATtgagaattataatttaattgatttgtttGTGGTTGATTCAATTGAGGTGttaggtaataataataatcaaattcgTATTATTGCAGAAAATAGTAGAGATGGCAGGTACAATATGTATTTATTCAGCAAGGAGTTCAAGCTACTGAGACTGCCCAACCTCGCAAGCGACGTCGCTATCGTATGAGTTTTTATTAGTTATATTCATTGCTATCTTTGTTTTAATCTATTTCTTATGTTGGTTagacataatattttttctcactTGTATAGTAAAAAGTTATGGACAAACTAAGTGTGGAGATGAAAATCATCTAAAATAACCATAAACGGTATGTTATTTCACTACAAGAGTTATCATTATAATgcattgaaaattttcaattttaaatataaacgaATCAAACTAttcttttgaatttattatgTTTCGCAGCTTCTATGTTGCAGGTTTTGGAGAAAGTACATGTATTTAGCTTGGGTGTTAGTACTGATGACTGTAGGAGGACTTTAAATTGAGTGCTAACTAAGGTATGTTTGATCCTATCTCTTATGCAATGCCATGTAAAACTTAAAATAACTTATAGCTCACTTTAGTAGTTTAATTACTTATCGGTTAAATTTCATCATATGCATATTTCATCATAGCTCACTTTAATGGTTTAACCCTTCATTGTCGTATTCATTGATCTATTGTACAAGTCGTAAAAACCATTAACTAGATCTGCCATCAACTTGTGATCAAGAATCAAAAAATAGTACTTTTATTATTGTactcaaatttaattataataagcCACTATGATTTCTGCAAAatattcctttttcttctctaacTTGCTCTTTTGTTGAGCTGCTCTGGTTATGCTTCTAGCTTGGTTAGCTTAAACCTATTGAGTGTTCATGCATTGTCTTCTCTAACCTGATACAAGTTGTTTGATTGAAGTTGCCTCATTTGGCTGTTTTCTTCATAACCGTGATAGTAGCTTTTTTCTCCTCCATCTAAGATTTCGTTCTCTTGAGCTTGTTGNNNNNNNNNNNNNNNNNNNNNNNNNtatatataaatatatataatacacccacacatatatatataaatattcatataatatatatatatagtatatatactagcatatataatatcatatatattacatatatactatatatatacatacacaacatatatatatatatatatacatacggcTCGGGTAGGGACCGAActcgcacacacacacacacacacacacacacacacacacacacatataatatatatatatatatatatatattatatattatataccaACCACCTACCACCATTGTAAGGATCGaaatttttgcagtgtagctaactCTCAGTTGACCGGAtgttttttgtgtgtaatttaattcaCAAAAAGCTCGCTCCAAGTGTTCGGGCGAcaatcgagttaaaacggaaattctaccgcgatttccaagtttcacttaaatgAATAGTGAACTCGATATTTTCCGGAAACCGGCGGGTGTAGAAGTTGGTTCCCTGGCTCGtcaccggactctgttcataacagtccaatagctcgtttcgacccgacacacacacacatttggAGCTAATGACGcttgacggattttgagttgaCCGGCACTGGGATTTCGAAGAAAAAACCgaaaaatacatgtttatattatttatgttgtgttttccttctattcgaagaacGGTTgatttgtcgtgaatccgtggtcgatttAGACgaaaacgaaatcgcagctttgttgtctcccgAGGTGCCTGATCGCACCGGTCAATCCGTTCGCTGACAATCGACGGACGGATACTGGCGGAGATGCAGCACAAATAAAACCGTTGATCGAGGAGGcgtcggtagtggcaaaacgggTATTTTCCTGAAACAGGTCGGCGATATCTCTTATGTACGGTTTCGCTGAGGGAATCCGCAGTGGCAGGGCCCTTCACCAGCATTTTCTAGTCGTCGGCTGAACAGGGCTCCGGCTTTGAAATTTCGGTGTTTGGTGGACTTTTTTGCGAAGTTGCGCCTTGTATATAGTTGTTTCCTAGGGTTTTTCtcaacctaaccctaaccctagctaccCTAAGtcgccccagccaccttcaccctTCCCCCTGCCCTTGCTGCACCAGCCCCGGCCAAGCCGCGGCTGACCCCCGCCGCCGCCAGAGCCATCTCCCAtgctttcttcctctcttttctctcgaCCTCTCCCCTCATCGGTTGTGTGAAGACCCCGGACGCGCCACCTCGGACGCTCCCCCGGGGTCACACCGTCTCCGGGTTCTCCCGCACCTGACCGGGTCGCGCGCGCCCtgtcgcctgcgccgccgcagccgctccaGCGCCTGCAGCAGCCCAGCCGAGCCTGGCCGAGCCCGGTTTTGCTCGCAAAAAAACCGCcagcggcgccgccgccgcctgggaCCTTCGCGCGACACCCCGTGCCGGGCACCCTTCCTGCCGGCGCCGCCGGCCTCCCCGACGCGCCGCGCGCCGCTCGGCCGTAGCCGTGCCGCCCCAGACCAGCTGCGGTCCGAGTCAAGCCGGCCTCTCCCAtccgcgtcgccgccgccctgggCGCCCCTCGTGGCACCTCCCGCCCTGACAGTCGGCGCACCTCTGCCCCGAGCCGCCCCGAGCGCCGCTTGCCTGGTTGCCGCCGAGCCGCCGCACCTCCAATCCGAGCCGATGCCGAAGCCGTGTGCGGCCTCTATTCCCCCGGCGCCGCACCTTGGCACCCGTGGCTAACTCCCCAGACTCGCTCAGCCGCTGCCGCCGTCCAGCTCCCCACGCCGCCGCCTCGTGGCCGCATGGCAACTCCCTGGAACCCGAGCCCGATCTCAGTGCGGGCTCGGTTTTGCTCGCGCCGCCGCCTGCCCTCGACGCTTCCAGCCGCCATactgaggtgagcacggtgttccCTCACCTCCCCCCCTCACCCGTGCCCCTGGCGCTCGCCGGCCGCCCGTGCCGCGAGCGGCCGGCAGCAAGGCTGCTccgccaagcccgaaataggacTTAATATGGGATGGATTTTGTGATCTGACTCCAGCTTCCCGATCTCTAGAAGAGCACCGATGActcctggcaagttgctgatcatcgtgctcaccttgttTCCTGtcgggagactccgttccgctgttttggcgatgtccgctccgtttcagcctgcGGCATTATAAATCCTGTTTGTGCTATTAAGATTGCCAAAATCACTGGATCTACCCCTTGGATGCTTGAGCTGATCGTAACTTAATATAGCAGATTCTACTCTAAACCTTGTATTAATTGTGGATGAAATTGCTTTTAGTTG includes the following:
- the LOC109711647 gene encoding spidroin-1-like, which translates into the protein MGEAGLTRTAAGLGRHGYGRAARGASGRPAAPAGRVPGTGCRAKVPGGGGAAGGFFASKTGLGQARLGCCRRWSGCGGAGDRARATRSGAGEPGDGVTPGERPRWRVRGLHTTDEGRGREKREEESMGDGSGGGGGQPRLGRGWCSKGRGKGEGGWGDLG